The sequence below is a genomic window from Sander lucioperca isolate FBNREF2018 chromosome 10, SLUC_FBN_1.2, whole genome shotgun sequence.
TTGTGCTTATATTTTGCATACTTTACCACACAGCAACCTTGGGACCTGTGTTGCAGGAGGAATATGGGCACAGCAGCTCATTTTAGTCCTGGGGCCCTGTTGCAGGTTATGCCAGCCATGTCTTCAGCACCAGCAACAGTTTAGAGTCTTGTGTTTATATGACATAATAATAAAGTAACACAACTACTTACTATATTGTTTGGTGCGCCTGCATATTCACCTACATGCTCTCCACAATAATTTTAATGCAAAACCTTACAAGATACTATGAATGCATAAAATAGTTTTTTACTTGTTGAGCCTCAAAGATATTGAAGCATTCCAAATTAAGTAACATAGTTTGTTGGTGTTAATATGTGTAACTGTTCTTTTGATGTTGTATTCCAAGATAATATAAATGCTGCCAGGGTGCAATGAACATATGTTCTTACGTTTGACTCACATTTGTGGGAATGTGGCTTGGCACAGAGAAACAATTTGGTCTGACTCTATCATGTTGCCAATTGGTCACTCATGTGCCCTTAACCATCATGCTTGCGGAGAAGAAACACATATATTATACCTCATGAAATACTCCAACCATATTTAATCTAGTGCCTGTCTGCACTGACAAGCCCTGGGTACTTAACTGTTTCATAGCTTAAGGCTCATGGAAAAGACATTAAACCTACTTAAATCAATACATAACAAAATTGAATCATTCGCTGCAGGAAAGAGCACATTAATGCATTAGTATCCTCTACTACAGAAACTGCTGACCTCAACAGAATTAACATTCATCCATCTCTAGAAATCCCCCTTGATATGATCCAATCCTTTATACTTACACTGTTTTGAAATGTGATTGAAATTTGATGGCTGAGTTGTACGTTTTATCAGACAAATAATTTATATCCTAGCAATAATTAAAGGCACACACGTTTTcaaatttcaattttatttgcaGTAACTCACAAGAGATATCTAATGTATGCTAAAATGTAATTCTAGCAATGCTTCAGACAGTAAGCTTTTTCCTTGGTCACCTTTGTGGTTGTCCTTTCTGATTCGTTTTCGTTTTGGCATTGATGTCTTGACCTTCACATCTTTATCTTTAAGCATCATCTTCAGCCTCCTCCTCAAATTCACCCTCTTCTTCAGCAGTGGCATCCTGGTACTGCTGGTACTCAGACACCAGATCATTCATGTTGCTCTCTGCTTCAGTGAACTCCATCTCATCCATACCTTCACCTGTGTACCAATGCAAGAAGGCCTTACGGCGGAACATGGCTGTGAACTGCTCTGAGATGCGCTTGAACAGCTCCTGGATGGCTGTGCTGTTGCCAATGAAAGTGACAGCCATCTTGAGGCCACGGGGTGGAATGTCGCAGACGGCGGTCTTCACATTGTTGGGGATCCATTCGACAAAGTAACTGCTGTTCTTGTTCTGGACGTTGAGCATCTGCTCATCAACTTCCTTCATGGACATGCGCCCACGGAACACGGCGGCGACGGTCAGATAGCGGCCGTGACGTGGGTCGCATGCAGCCATCATATTCTTGGCATCAAACACTTGCTGGGTCAGCTCGGGAACTGTGAGGGCTCTGTACTGCTGGCTGCCTCTGCTGGTCAGTGGGGCGAAGCCAGGCATGAAGAAGTGCAAACGGGGGAAAGGCACCATGTTGACAGCCAGTTTGCGTAGATCAGCATTGAGCTGACCAGGGAAGCGCAGGCAGGTGGTGACCCCACTCATGGTGGCGGACACAAGGTGGTTAAGGTCTCCGTAGGTGGGTGTGGTCAGTTTGAGAGTGCGGAAGCAGATGTCATACAGGGCCTCATTGTCAATACAGTAGGTTTCATCTGTGTTCTCTACAAGCTGGTGGACTGAGAGGGTTGCATTGTAAGGCTCAACCACTGTGTCTGACACCTGaggacagaaaacacacagaatCTTTCTTCACTCTCATGATCTTAGAAGAGAAAACCTAAGGCAAGAGAACCTAAaatgaaacaacaaaaaatgtgtaTGCTTTTTTACAAGGGTAAGTTACCTTGGGGGAGGGCACCACACTGAAAGTGTTCATGATACGGTCGGGGTACTCCTCACGGATCTTGCTGATGAGCAGGGTTCCCATACCGGATCCAGTTCCGCCACCAAGAGAGTGGGTGAGCTGGAAGCCCTGCAGGCAGTCACAGCTCTCTGACTCTTTGCGAACCACATCCAGGACTGAGTCCACCAACTCAGCTCCCTCTGTGTAGTGACCCTTGGCCCAGTTGTTTCCAGCACCACTCTGACCTGGCGGGGAAGGAGTGACACACAGGTGAGCCATTCTTTCCCCCTGCTTATAAAAGGCTTTAGTCATTCAGTGTCATGAGACTATGGCTTTATTCCACCCACCGAACACAAAATTGTCAGGTCTGAAGATCTGCCCAAAGGGTCCAGACCTCACAGAGTCCATAGTGCCAGGCTCCAAGTCCACCAGAATGGCTCGAGGCACATATTTACCTCCTTCGCAAGAAAGAGAAACGACAGGGAGCGAGAAAACATACCAATTCAATAATGCAGTAAAACCACAGTCTTGGATGTTACACAGGATATATGATGTGAGAAAGACATGCGATGGTAATGACATGTCTTAAGTTGTACTTCAGAATAAAATGGCAAAGCTGAACATGAGTTCATATGATATACCCTTCATTTATATACAAAAAAAGATGTTAGGAAGGTAACTGACCTGTAGCCTCATTGTAATAGACACTGATCCTGTCCAGCTGCAGGTCACTGTCTCCATGGTAAGTCCCTGTTGGATCGATGCCGTGCTCATCGCTGATGACTTCCCAGAACTGCAGACACAAAATGGAAGGGATCGCATGACAGTTACTTGCAAAGAAAGTACACATGTATCCATTAGCAATGTGGTTTATGGGACTCGGGACTTTAAACAAGTAAAACAGCAGTGGATTTGCATTTTTGGATTCTGATGAAAATGACTAGATTTTCCCTTTCACCAAGCCATATATTAACCCATTCATTACAATGCATCTGTTAATATTTCTTCATCGACTGATGACTTAGCAGAATGCAGTTCTGTTATGTAAAATGCAAAAGAGGGAGCACAAAGGGGCTACAGATCGCTCCAAGGCAACACTGAAAATAAACTccagggcccaaaaagatgctagaatgaatagctgtggatgtgggaaAGGGGCCATAGAGagtgcctttctacagggcccagaattttgtgctatgcCCCTGGTCACACTAGTGAAGACACACAGAGATTGTCTTCAGATCTGTATTCATATATTGTCCCTCTATACACTCACAGTGTGTATGCTATGCATTACATCCCATAAGCGGGTGTGACTGTTGCATATGCAGGCAGCCATTTGCGTGCACATATTTTTTGTGATATCTTCCAACTAAGGCTTTTTTGTAATATAGCCTGTGATTTTCTGCTAACAGCAGCAATAGGAGGATTTAGAGTAATCTGGATAAGCGGGCAGTATTGCTGCTCAGTACTTAAGAGATTAGCAGTCAGCTGTGGTCTAAGTATCATGACATTTAAATAAGACCATATGAAACAAAAATGACCAAGTGACCTTAATATGAGGCAGATAACAGCAGGATAAAGagaacaaagggttgaaaaagAACAACCAAAAGAGATAT
It includes:
- the tubb5 gene encoding tubulin beta-5 chain, which produces MREIVHIQAGQCGNQIGAKFWEVISDEHGIDPTGTYHGDSDLQLDRISVYYNEATGGKYVPRAILVDLEPGTMDSVRSGPFGQIFRPDNFVFGQSGAGNNWAKGHYTEGAELVDSVLDVVRKESESCDCLQGFQLTHSLGGGTGSGMGTLLISKIREEYPDRIMNTFSVVPSPKVSDTVVEPYNATLSVHQLVENTDETYCIDNEALYDICFRTLKLTTPTYGDLNHLVSATMSGVTTCLRFPGQLNADLRKLAVNMVPFPRLHFFMPGFAPLTSRGSQQYRALTVPELTQQVFDAKNMMAACDPRHGRYLTVAAVFRGRMSMKEVDEQMLNVQNKNSSYFVEWIPNNVKTAVCDIPPRGLKMAVTFIGNSTAIQELFKRISEQFTAMFRRKAFLHWYTGEGMDEMEFTEAESNMNDLVSEYQQYQDATAEEEGEFEEEAEDDA